A single window of Streptomyces griseoviridis DNA harbors:
- a CDS encoding MGH1-like glycoside hydrolase domain-containing protein has translation MDRTALFTTRSAERALVYDPPPTDPLHVGAVRVLEANWTGTSTVPSRGLYPHQWSWDSAFIAIGLRHLSPLRAQTELETLLAAQWDDGRIPHIVFNPSVPLDAYFPSPDFWRSSTAGRAAGAPRTVQTSGIVQPPVHALAVWLVHRADPGLSHARGFLARMYPRLAAWHRYLLHRRDLGGAGLASVVHPWEQGMDNSPCWDAPLTRVTPAPARSFRRADLDHGAAEDRPTDLDYGRYVRLAADYRDAEYRDGGGEFAVEDPAFNALLIASEHALAAIAHELGATGTARHARAERLTRVLRERLWDQAAGVFRCRDVRGGGLIPERSVSGLMPLLLPGLPRETVAALVNTAYGPHFGLGSGTRLPPSYDLLGEAFDPHRYWRGPAWFNTAWLLERGLRTHGELARADALREAFLDVAGTSGYAEYVDPFTGEACGATGFGWTAALTLDLLHTRPDDGVSRTAGQHTFETTSGQGNEGGDGE, from the coding sequence GTGGATCGCACCGCACTCTTCACCACCCGTTCCGCGGAACGCGCCCTTGTATACGATCCGCCTCCGACGGACCCGTTGCACGTCGGAGCGGTCCGGGTGCTCGAGGCGAACTGGACCGGCACCTCCACGGTCCCCTCCCGGGGCCTGTATCCGCACCAGTGGTCATGGGACTCCGCGTTCATCGCGATCGGGCTGCGGCACCTGTCGCCGTTACGGGCCCAGACGGAGCTGGAGACGCTCCTCGCCGCCCAGTGGGATGACGGAAGGATTCCGCACATCGTCTTCAACCCCTCCGTCCCGCTCGACGCCTACTTCCCGAGCCCCGACTTCTGGCGCTCCTCGACGGCGGGGCGCGCGGCGGGCGCCCCGCGCACCGTACAGACCTCCGGCATCGTGCAGCCACCGGTGCACGCGCTCGCCGTGTGGCTGGTGCACCGCGCCGACCCCGGCCTCTCCCACGCGCGCGGCTTCCTCGCCCGCATGTACCCGCGGCTGGCCGCCTGGCACCGCTATCTGCTGCACCGGCGCGACCTCGGCGGCGCCGGCCTCGCCTCCGTCGTCCACCCCTGGGAGCAGGGCATGGACAACAGCCCCTGCTGGGACGCCCCGCTGACCCGCGTCACCCCCGCGCCCGCCCGCTCCTTCCGCCGCGCCGACCTCGACCACGGCGCCGCCGAGGACCGCCCGACGGATCTGGACTACGGACGGTACGTGCGGCTCGCCGCCGACTACCGGGACGCCGAATACCGGGACGGCGGCGGCGAGTTCGCCGTCGAGGACCCGGCGTTCAACGCGCTGCTGATCGCCTCCGAGCACGCGCTCGCCGCGATCGCCCACGAGTTGGGCGCGACCGGCACCGCCCGGCACGCGCGCGCCGAGCGGCTCACCCGGGTGCTGCGGGAGCGGCTGTGGGACCAGGCGGCGGGCGTCTTCCGCTGCCGGGACGTGCGCGGCGGCGGGCTCATCCCCGAGCGCAGCGTGTCCGGCCTGATGCCGCTGCTGCTGCCAGGGCTGCCGCGGGAGACGGTCGCCGCCCTCGTCAACACCGCGTACGGGCCGCACTTCGGGCTGGGTTCCGGCACCCGGCTGCCGCCCAGCTACGACCTGCTGGGCGAGGCGTTCGACCCGCACAGGTACTGGCGGGGCCCCGCCTGGTTCAACACCGCCTGGCTGCTGGAGCGCGGTCTTCGCACCCACGGCGAACTGGCCCGCGCGGACGCGCTGCGGGAAGCGTTCCTGGACGTCGCGGGGACGTCCGGGTACGCCGAGTACGTCGATCCGTTCACCGGCGAGGCGTGCGGCGCGACCGGCTTCGGCTGGACGGCCGCGCTCACGCTCGATCTGCTCCACACCCGCCCGGACGACGGCGTGTCCCGGACGGCGGGCCAGCACACCTTCGAGACGACGAGTGGCCAGGGCAATGAGGGAGGGGACGGGGAATGA
- the ppdK gene encoding pyruvate, phosphate dikinase, whose product MSENKEPQADPATPQGTKFVYDFTEGNKDLKDLLGGKGANLAEMTNLGLPVPPGFTITTDACKVYLDSGDEPAALRDEVSAHLDALEARMGKRLGQADDPLLVSVRSGAKFSMPGMMDTVLNIGLSDASVWGLAQQAGDDRFAWDSYRRLIQMFGKTVLGVDGELFEDALDKAKDAKKVTVDTELAADDLKKLVTAFKKIVKKEAGRDFPQDPREQMDLAIHAVFDSWNTDRAKLYRRQERIPHDLGTAVNVCSMVFGNLGPDSGTGVAFTRDPASGHQGVYGDYLQNAQGEDVVAGIRNTVPLAELERIDKRSYDQLTQIMETLENHYKDLCDIEFTIERGRLWMLQTRVGKRTAGAAFRIATQLVDQGLIDETEALQRVTGAQLAQLMFPRFDEHAKIRPVGRGIAASPGAAVGKAVFDSYTAVKWSRSGEKVILVRRETNPDDLDGMIAAEGILTSRGGKTSHAAVVARGMGKTCVCGAEELEVDTKRRRMVVPGGQVVEEGDLLSIDGSSGKVYLGETPVVPSPVVEYFEGRMHAGADDADELVEAVHRIMAFADRKRRLRVRANADNAEDALRARRFGAQGIGLCRTEHMFLGDRRELVERLILADTDTEREESLKALLPLQRKDFVELFEAMDGLPVTVRLLDPPLHEFLPDITELSVRVALAESRQESHENDLRLLQAVHRLHEQNPMLGLRGVRLGLVIPGLFTMQVRAIAEAAAERRAAKGDPRAEIMIPLVGTVQELEIVREEADQVIAEVQEATGTELKLAIGTMIELPRAALTAGQIAEAAEFFSFGTNDLTQTVWGFSRDDVEASFFTAYLEKGIFGVSPFETIDRDGVGSLVKLAAEAGRAVRPDLKLGVCGEHGGDPESVHFFHEVGLDYVSCSPFRIPVARLEAGRAATQSRGSDHR is encoded by the coding sequence GTGTCGGAAAACAAAGAACCCCAGGCGGATCCCGCAACGCCCCAGGGAACGAAGTTCGTCTACGACTTCACCGAGGGCAACAAGGACCTCAAGGACCTCCTGGGCGGCAAGGGCGCCAACCTCGCGGAGATGACCAACCTGGGCCTCCCCGTCCCGCCGGGCTTCACGATCACCACCGACGCCTGCAAGGTCTACCTCGACAGCGGCGACGAGCCGGCGGCACTGCGTGACGAGGTGAGTGCGCACCTCGACGCGCTGGAGGCCCGGATGGGCAAGCGGCTCGGCCAGGCCGACGACCCGCTCCTGGTGTCCGTGCGCTCCGGGGCGAAGTTCTCCATGCCCGGCATGATGGACACCGTCCTCAACATCGGGCTCTCCGACGCCTCCGTATGGGGCCTCGCCCAGCAGGCGGGCGACGACCGGTTCGCCTGGGACTCCTACCGCCGGCTCATCCAGATGTTCGGCAAGACCGTCCTCGGCGTCGACGGCGAACTCTTCGAGGACGCGCTCGACAAGGCCAAGGACGCCAAGAAGGTCACCGTCGACACCGAGCTGGCCGCCGACGACCTCAAGAAGCTCGTCACCGCCTTCAAGAAGATCGTCAAGAAGGAGGCGGGCCGCGACTTCCCGCAGGACCCACGCGAGCAGATGGACCTCGCCATCCACGCGGTCTTCGACTCCTGGAACACCGACCGCGCCAAGCTCTACCGCCGCCAGGAACGCATCCCGCACGACCTCGGCACCGCCGTCAACGTCTGCTCGATGGTCTTCGGCAACCTCGGCCCCGACTCCGGCACCGGCGTCGCCTTCACCCGCGACCCCGCCTCGGGCCACCAGGGCGTCTACGGCGACTACCTCCAGAACGCGCAGGGCGAGGACGTCGTCGCGGGCATCCGCAACACCGTGCCGCTCGCCGAACTCGAACGCATCGACAAGCGGTCCTACGACCAGCTCACCCAGATCATGGAGACGCTGGAGAACCACTACAAGGACCTCTGCGACATCGAGTTCACCATCGAACGCGGCCGGCTGTGGATGCTCCAGACCCGGGTCGGCAAGCGCACCGCGGGCGCCGCCTTCCGCATCGCCACCCAACTCGTCGACCAGGGCCTGATCGACGAGACCGAGGCGCTCCAGCGCGTCACCGGCGCCCAGCTGGCCCAGCTGATGTTCCCGCGCTTCGACGAGCACGCCAAGATCCGCCCGGTCGGCCGGGGCATCGCCGCCTCGCCCGGCGCGGCCGTCGGCAAGGCCGTCTTCGACTCCTACACCGCCGTCAAGTGGTCCCGCTCGGGCGAGAAGGTCATCCTGGTCCGCCGCGAGACCAACCCCGACGACCTCGACGGCATGATCGCCGCCGAGGGCATCCTGACCAGCCGGGGCGGCAAGACCTCGCACGCGGCCGTCGTCGCCCGCGGCATGGGCAAGACCTGTGTGTGCGGCGCGGAGGAGCTGGAGGTCGACACCAAGCGGCGCCGGATGGTCGTACCCGGCGGCCAGGTCGTCGAGGAGGGCGACCTGCTCTCCATCGACGGCTCCAGCGGCAAGGTGTACCTCGGGGAGACGCCGGTCGTGCCGTCGCCCGTCGTCGAGTACTTCGAGGGCCGGATGCACGCCGGGGCCGACGACGCCGACGAACTCGTCGAGGCCGTCCACCGCATCATGGCGTTCGCCGACCGCAAGCGCAGGCTCCGGGTGCGCGCCAACGCCGACAACGCCGAGGACGCGCTGCGCGCCCGCCGCTTCGGCGCCCAGGGCATCGGCCTGTGCCGCACCGAGCACATGTTCCTCGGCGACCGCCGCGAACTGGTCGAACGGCTGATCCTGGCCGACACGGACACCGAACGCGAGGAGTCCCTCAAGGCGCTGCTCCCGCTCCAGCGGAAAGACTTCGTCGAACTGTTCGAGGCGATGGACGGCCTTCCCGTCACCGTCCGCCTCCTCGACCCGCCGCTGCACGAGTTCCTGCCCGACATCACGGAACTCTCCGTCCGCGTCGCCCTCGCCGAGTCCCGCCAGGAGTCGCACGAGAACGACCTGCGCCTGCTCCAGGCCGTCCACCGGCTGCACGAGCAGAACCCGATGCTCGGTCTGCGCGGGGTGCGCCTCGGACTCGTCATCCCGGGCCTGTTCACCATGCAGGTGCGGGCCATCGCCGAGGCGGCCGCCGAACGCCGGGCCGCGAAGGGCGACCCGCGCGCCGAGATCATGATCCCGCTGGTGGGCACCGTCCAGGAGCTGGAGATCGTCCGCGAGGAGGCCGACCAGGTCATCGCCGAGGTCCAGGAGGCCACCGGCACCGAACTGAAGCTCGCGATCGGCACGATGATCGAGCTGCCGCGCGCCGCGCTCACCGCCGGACAGATCGCGGAGGCGGCGGAGTTCTTCTCGTTCGGCACCAACGACCTCACCCAGACGGTCTGGGGCTTCAGCCGCGACGACGTCGAGGCCAGCTTCTTCACCGCCTACCTGGAGAAGGGCATCTTCGGCGTCAGCCCCTTCGAGACGATCGACCGGGACGGCGTGGGCTCCCTGGTCAAACTGGCCGCCGAGGCCGGCCGCGCGGTCCGCCCCGACCTCAAACTCGGCGTCTGCGGCGAGCACGGCGGCGACCCGGAGTCCGTGCACTTCTTCCACGAGGTGGGCCTCGACTACGTCTCCTGCTCACCGTTCCGCATCCCGGTGGCCCGCCTGGAGGCGGGCCGCGCGGCGACCCAGTCCCGGGGCAGCGACCACCGCTGA
- a CDS encoding ROK family transcriptional regulator, which produces MTGRGQTSAGDLLELVRSGRATTRGALQQATGLSRATVGQRLDRLFRAGWLREGAGGPVGSPLGGRPSITLEFDDAHAVVLAADLDTRHARAALLSLGGEILAERSGELSVEDGPETVLAALGGWFAELLAATGRPARAVCGIGLAVPGPVDSETGRVVQPPMMPGWDGYDIRGRLARAFTERAGAPAVPVLVDNDANLMAYGEQRAGHPDCSAFVLVKVSTGIGAGVVVDGSVYRGIDGGAGDIGHIRVGADALCRCGSHGCLAAVASGGAVARRLTEAGVPADSGSDVRELLAAGHPEAVALAREAGRLVGDVLATVVTLLNPGVLMIAGDLAGTPFLTGVRELLYQRALPRSTAHLDVVTARLGERAALVGAGAQVVEYLYAPERAEARLLALGV; this is translated from the coding sequence ATGACGGGTCGGGGACAGACCAGCGCCGGGGACCTGCTCGAACTGGTGCGAAGCGGGCGAGCCACCACACGCGGCGCCCTCCAGCAGGCCACCGGTCTCTCCAGGGCCACCGTCGGGCAGCGTCTCGACCGGCTCTTCCGCGCCGGCTGGCTGCGCGAGGGCGCGGGCGGCCCGGTCGGCTCCCCGCTGGGCGGTCGCCCCTCCATCACCCTGGAGTTCGACGACGCGCACGCCGTCGTCCTCGCCGCCGACCTCGACACCCGGCACGCCCGCGCCGCGCTGCTCTCGCTGGGCGGCGAGATCCTCGCGGAGCGCTCGGGCGAGCTGTCCGTCGAGGACGGCCCGGAGACGGTGCTCGCCGCGCTCGGCGGCTGGTTCGCCGAGCTGCTCGCGGCGACCGGCAGACCCGCGCGCGCGGTCTGCGGCATCGGGCTCGCCGTGCCGGGGCCCGTCGACAGCGAGACCGGCCGGGTGGTGCAGCCGCCGATGATGCCCGGCTGGGACGGCTACGACATAAGAGGCCGGCTGGCCAGGGCCTTCACCGAACGGGCCGGGGCCCCCGCGGTCCCCGTCCTGGTCGACAACGACGCCAATCTGATGGCCTACGGCGAACAGCGCGCGGGACACCCCGACTGCTCGGCCTTCGTGCTGGTCAAGGTCTCCACCGGGATCGGCGCGGGCGTGGTGGTCGACGGCTCCGTCTACCGGGGCATCGACGGCGGCGCCGGGGACATCGGGCACATCAGGGTGGGCGCCGACGCGCTGTGCCGGTGCGGCTCGCACGGCTGCCTCGCGGCCGTCGCGAGCGGCGGCGCGGTGGCCAGGCGGCTGACCGAGGCGGGGGTGCCGGCCGATTCGGGCTCGGACGTGCGGGAGCTGCTCGCGGCCGGGCACCCGGAGGCGGTCGCGCTGGCCCGCGAGGCCGGACGGCTGGTCGGGGACGTCCTGGCCACCGTCGTCACGCTGCTGAACCCGGGGGTCCTGATGATCGCCGGGGATCTGGCCGGAACGCCCTTCCTGACCGGCGTCCGCGAACTGCTCTACCAGCGGGCGCTGCCGCGCTCCACGGCCCACCTCGACGTCGTCACCGCGCGGCTGGGCGAGCGGGCCGCCCTGGTGGGGGCGGGGGCGCAGGTCGTGGAGTACCTGTACGCACCGGAGCGCGCGGAGGCCCGACTGCTGGCCCTCGGGGTGTGA
- a CDS encoding amylo-alpha-1,6-glucosidase codes for MTDRHHLLVHGGTFACVGDGGDISGVRGSGSPDGLFVRDARHLSRWQLTADGAVPESLTPVADGDTARCVLVPRGGRQEPPAYTIFREQAVGESAFVESLRLTSNRPVPTTVRIAVTADADFTDQFELRSDHRTYTKAGAHRSRQVRDDGVEFHYRRGDWTSRTTVTAEPAPDGVEETGTGARRLVWSLDLAPHGTAELALRVAARPHGVDREPPVPASPTAAGDQLHALEGEFVEGVAFPTGWPELAAACARGLADLAALQVPAKGPDGEELRVPAGGAPWFLALLGRDALLTSLFALPYRPSLAAATLPALAAAQATETGRDAVAQPGKIVHEVRHGELAHFGQVPYGRYYGSVDATPLFLVLLGAYVERTGDTAMARRLEPHARAAIGWMLDHGGLTSCGYLVYRADQGGLANQNWKDSPGAICSADGSRTHGPVLAAGAQGYAYDALRRTAQLARAVWGDEVYAALLEQAAGDLRDRFQRDFWMRDREFPALALDGEGRQVDALASDAGHLLWSGLLDKEYGEAVGRRLLEPDFFSGWGVRTLAAGQPAYHPLSYHRGSVWPHDNALIALGLSRYGLHDEARTVANALIDAAMTTGHRLPEVLAGYDRATCPEPVPYPHACARESRSAAAPLALLTAVGGV; via the coding sequence ATGACGGACCGGCATCATCTGCTCGTGCACGGCGGGACGTTCGCGTGTGTGGGTGACGGCGGGGACATCAGCGGCGTCAGGGGATCGGGTTCCCCCGACGGGCTGTTCGTGCGCGACGCCCGGCATCTGAGCCGTTGGCAGCTGACCGCCGACGGCGCGGTCCCGGAGTCGCTCACACCGGTCGCGGACGGGGACACGGCACGCTGCGTCCTCGTGCCGCGCGGCGGCAGGCAGGAGCCGCCCGCCTACACGATCTTCCGCGAACAGGCCGTCGGGGAGAGCGCGTTCGTCGAGTCGCTGCGGCTGACCAGCAACCGTCCGGTACCCACCACGGTCCGGATCGCGGTGACCGCGGACGCCGACTTCACCGACCAGTTCGAGCTGCGCTCGGACCACCGCACCTACACCAAGGCCGGCGCCCACCGCTCCCGCCAAGTCCGCGACGACGGCGTGGAGTTCCACTACCGGCGCGGCGACTGGACGTCCCGCACCACGGTGACGGCCGAGCCCGCGCCCGACGGCGTCGAGGAGACCGGCACCGGCGCCAGGCGGCTGGTCTGGAGCCTCGACCTCGCGCCGCACGGCACCGCGGAGCTGGCGCTGCGGGTCGCGGCCCGCCCGCACGGCGTGGACCGGGAACCCCCCGTACCCGCGTCCCCCACCGCGGCCGGCGATCAACTGCACGCGCTGGAAGGCGAGTTCGTGGAGGGCGTGGCCTTCCCGACCGGCTGGCCCGAGCTGGCCGCGGCCTGCGCGCGCGGCCTCGCCGACCTCGCCGCGCTCCAGGTCCCCGCGAAGGGCCCGGACGGTGAGGAGCTGCGGGTACCTGCGGGCGGCGCCCCCTGGTTCCTGGCGCTGCTCGGCCGGGACGCCCTGCTCACCTCGCTCTTCGCGCTCCCCTACCGGCCGAGCCTCGCGGCGGCCACCCTGCCCGCGCTGGCCGCGGCGCAGGCCACCGAGACCGGCCGGGACGCGGTGGCGCAGCCCGGCAAGATCGTGCACGAGGTGCGCCACGGCGAGCTGGCGCACTTCGGGCAGGTGCCGTACGGGCGTTACTACGGTTCGGTGGACGCGACCCCGCTGTTCCTTGTGCTGCTCGGCGCGTATGTCGAGCGGACCGGTGACACGGCCATGGCCCGGCGCCTCGAACCGCACGCCCGCGCGGCGATCGGCTGGATGCTGGACCACGGCGGCCTCACCTCGTGCGGCTACCTCGTCTACCGCGCCGACCAGGGCGGCCTCGCCAACCAGAACTGGAAGGACTCCCCCGGCGCGATCTGTTCCGCCGACGGCAGCAGGACCCACGGTCCGGTCCTCGCGGCGGGCGCGCAGGGGTACGCGTACGACGCGCTGCGCCGCACCGCCCAGTTGGCGCGCGCGGTGTGGGGCGACGAGGTGTACGCGGCGCTCCTTGAGCAGGCAGCGGGCGACCTGCGGGACCGGTTCCAGCGGGACTTCTGGATGCGGGACCGGGAGTTCCCCGCGCTCGCGCTGGACGGCGAAGGCCGCCAGGTCGACGCGCTGGCCTCGGACGCCGGGCATCTGCTCTGGTCGGGGCTGCTGGACAAGGAGTACGGGGAGGCGGTCGGACGGCGGCTGCTGGAACCGGACTTCTTCTCCGGCTGGGGCGTGCGCACGCTGGCGGCGGGGCAGCCCGCGTACCACCCGCTGTCGTACCACCGGGGTTCGGTGTGGCCGCACGACAACGCGCTGATCGCGCTGGGCCTCTCCCGCTACGGGCTGCACGACGAGGCCCGCACGGTGGCGAACGCGCTGATCGACGCGGCGATGACGACGGGGCACCGGCTGCCGGAGGTGCTGGCGGGCTACGACCGCGCCACCTGCCCCGAGCCGGTCCCCTACCCGCACGCCTGCGCCCGGGAGTCCCGTTCGGCGGCGGCCCCGCTGGCACTGCTGACGGCGGTCGGAGGCGTCTGA
- the dusB gene encoding tRNA dihydrouridine synthase DusB → MPEPVSPLQIGPHTVWPPVVLAPMAGITNAPFRTLCREFSGGKGLFVSEMITTRALVERNEKTMQLIHFDATEKPRSIQLYGVDPAIVGKAVRMIAEEGLADHIDLNFGCPVPKVTRKGGGSALPYKRPLLRAILREAVAGAGDLPVTMKMRKGIDDDHTTYLDAGRIAVEEGVTAIALHGRTAAQHYGGTADWDAIARLKEHVPEIPVLGNGDIWSAQDALRMVRETGCDGVVVGRGCLGRPWLFADLVAAFEGRAADPGALARPSLRQVADVMVRHATLLGEWIGDESRGVIDFRKHVAWYLKGFAVGSQMRGRLAITSSLAELRAGLDELELDQPWPSGADGPRGRTSGNNRVVLPDGWLKDPYDCAGITEDAELDTSGG, encoded by the coding sequence ATGCCCGAGCCCGTGTCCCCCTTGCAGATCGGCCCGCACACCGTGTGGCCGCCCGTCGTCCTGGCCCCGATGGCCGGGATCACCAACGCGCCGTTCCGGACGCTGTGCCGGGAGTTCAGCGGTGGCAAGGGCCTCTTCGTCAGCGAGATGATCACGACCAGGGCGCTGGTCGAACGCAACGAGAAGACGATGCAGCTGATCCACTTCGACGCGACCGAGAAGCCGCGCTCGATCCAGCTGTACGGCGTCGACCCGGCCATCGTCGGCAAGGCCGTCCGCATGATCGCGGAGGAGGGCCTCGCCGACCACATCGACCTGAACTTCGGCTGCCCGGTCCCCAAGGTCACCCGCAAGGGCGGCGGCTCGGCCCTGCCCTACAAGCGGCCCCTGCTGCGCGCCATCCTCCGCGAGGCCGTCGCGGGGGCGGGCGACCTGCCGGTCACCATGAAGATGCGCAAGGGCATCGACGACGACCACACCACCTACCTCGACGCCGGCCGGATCGCCGTCGAGGAGGGCGTGACCGCCATCGCCCTGCACGGCCGCACCGCCGCCCAGCACTACGGCGGCACCGCCGACTGGGACGCCATCGCGCGCCTCAAGGAGCATGTGCCGGAGATCCCGGTGCTCGGCAACGGCGACATCTGGTCCGCGCAGGACGCGCTGCGGATGGTCCGCGAGACCGGCTGCGACGGCGTCGTCGTCGGCCGCGGCTGCCTCGGCAGGCCCTGGCTCTTCGCCGACCTGGTCGCCGCCTTCGAAGGCCGGGCCGCCGACCCGGGCGCGCTCGCCCGTCCCTCGCTGCGCCAGGTCGCCGACGTCATGGTCCGGCACGCCACCCTGCTCGGGGAGTGGATCGGCGACGAGTCCCGTGGCGTCATCGACTTCCGCAAGCACGTCGCCTGGTACCTGAAGGGGTTCGCGGTCGGCTCGCAGATGCGCGGACGGCTCGCCATCACCTCGTCCCTCGCCGAACTCCGTGCCGGGCTCGACGAGTTGGAGCTGGACCAGCCCTGGCCCAGCGGCGCCGACGGCCCCCGCGGGCGCACCTCGGGCAACAACCGGGTGGTCCTGCCTGACGGCTGGCTGAAGGACCCCTACGACTGCGCGGGCATCACCGAGGACGCGGAACTGGACACGTCGGGCGGCTGA
- a CDS encoding CDP-alcohol phosphatidyltransferase, with protein sequence MPVFTRLRQQQDPADTTDPAGTVGAPMADPSPGTAPEPAAGRGPLAWLNRRRQAHPGAVRALRWTLTALAAVLVLTALLLPNRAGAIRPDRFTRLPMEAILGAALVMVLPRRPRLVVAAVAGTALGAMTVLNLLDIGFTEYLGRPFNLVLDWGLLPDARAYVEDAMGRAAAVGATVGLVALILLLLTVMALATVRLAHLLADHRRAATRGTLIAAVAWVLCSALGLQISGVPVAADRTASALAIQARRVQDTLRDEADFRKVAEVDAFGNTPGSQLVPDLRGKDMIFTFIESYGRSAIEDPIMAPGVDRTLAARTEALAKSGFHARSGWLTSATYGGSSWLGHSTTLSGLWIDNQQRYRTVMASDRMSLTEAFRRTGDWDTVGVMPGVQKAWPEQRFYGLDTVRNAFQLGYQGPKFSWSTMPDQYALEAFQRLEHGRKRAKPLMSEVILTSSHQPWAPIPKMVDWDEIGDGSVFKGIEKAGHRASDIITSEPKSRAEYGKSIQYSVTALTEWLQRYGTDDTVLVFLGDHQPIARVSGENASRDVPVSIVAKDPKVLDKVASWGWSEGLRPAHDAPVWKMSAFRDRFLTAYGSTPHPKRN encoded by the coding sequence GTGCCTGTCTTCACGCGCCTTCGTCAGCAGCAGGACCCCGCCGACACTACCGACCCCGCCGGCACCGTCGGCGCTCCCATGGCCGACCCGTCGCCCGGGACGGCGCCGGAGCCGGCCGCCGGGCGCGGCCCCCTGGCCTGGCTGAACCGCCGGCGGCAGGCGCACCCCGGTGCCGTGCGGGCGCTGCGGTGGACGCTCACCGCGCTCGCCGCCGTCCTCGTCCTCACGGCGCTGCTGCTGCCGAACCGGGCGGGCGCGATCCGGCCGGACCGGTTCACCCGGCTGCCGATGGAGGCGATCCTCGGGGCCGCGCTGGTGATGGTGCTGCCGCGCAGGCCGCGGCTGGTGGTCGCGGCGGTCGCCGGGACGGCGCTGGGCGCGATGACGGTCCTGAACCTGCTGGACATCGGCTTCACGGAGTACCTGGGTCGGCCGTTCAACCTGGTGCTCGACTGGGGCCTGCTGCCGGACGCGCGGGCGTACGTCGAGGACGCGATGGGCCGGGCGGCGGCGGTCGGCGCGACGGTCGGCCTGGTGGCGCTGATCCTGCTGCTGCTGACGGTGATGGCGCTGGCGACGGTCCGTCTCGCGCACCTCCTCGCCGACCACCGGCGCGCGGCCACCCGGGGCACGCTGATCGCGGCCGTCGCCTGGGTGCTCTGCTCGGCGCTGGGCCTTCAGATCTCCGGTGTGCCGGTCGCCGCCGACCGGACCGCGTCCGCGCTGGCGATCCAGGCCCGCCGGGTGCAGGACACGCTGCGCGACGAGGCGGACTTCAGGAAGGTCGCGGAGGTCGACGCGTTCGGGAACACCCCGGGCAGCCAGCTCGTGCCCGACCTGCGCGGCAAGGACATGATCTTCACCTTCATCGAGAGCTACGGGCGCAGCGCGATCGAGGACCCGATCATGGCGCCCGGCGTGGACCGCACGCTGGCCGCCCGCACGGAGGCGCTCGCGAAGTCCGGCTTCCACGCCAGGAGCGGCTGGCTGACCTCGGCGACGTACGGCGGCAGCAGTTGGCTCGGGCACTCGACGACCCTGTCGGGCCTGTGGATCGACAACCAGCAGCGCTACCGCACGGTGATGGCGAGCGACCGGATGAGCCTGACGGAGGCGTTCCGCAGGACCGGCGACTGGGACACCGTCGGGGTGATGCCCGGGGTGCAGAAGGCGTGGCCCGAACAGAGGTTCTACGGTCTCGACACGGTCCGCAACGCCTTCCAACTTGGCTATCAGGGGCCGAAGTTCAGCTGGTCGACGATGCCGGACCAGTACGCCCTGGAGGCGTTCCAGCGTCTGGAGCACGGCAGGAAGCGGGCGAAGCCGCTGATGTCGGAGGTGATCCTGACCTCCAGCCACCAGCCGTGGGCGCCGATCCCGAAGATGGTCGACTGGGACGAGATCGGCGACGGCTCGGTCTTCAAGGGCATCGAGAAGGCCGGCCACAGGGCCTCGGACATCATCACCAGTGAGCCCAAGTCCCGTGCGGAGTACGGCAAGTCGATCCAGTACTCGGTGACGGCACTGACCGAGTGGCTCCAGCGGTACGGCACCGACGACACCGTTCTCGTCTTCCTCGGCGACCACCAGCCGATCGCCCGGGTCAGCGGCGAGAACGCGAGCCGGGACGTCCCGGTGTCGATCGTCGCGAAGGACCCGAAGGTCCTGGACAAGGTGGCGAGTTGGGGCTGGAGCGAGGGACTGCGCCCGGCACACGACGCCCCGGTGTGGAAGATGAGCGCGTTCCGCGACCGCTTCCTGACGGCGTACGGGTCGACCCCGCACCCCAAGAGGAACTGA